The Mytilus galloprovincialis chromosome 2, xbMytGall1.hap1.1, whole genome shotgun sequence genome has a window encoding:
- the LOC143064263 gene encoding ras GTPase-activating protein nGAP-like isoform X14 — translation MSLGRLNRKRNRQNPTSEELRSSSPKLNLINSRIRSSRSHESLLTSHVNMHAIDLTASDLEIQPLHSSILGQDHCFQVSTANGSKYISCRTAEEREKWIGSLRKSVHPNQEHIRRTDNSLKLWIKEAKNVPSKKKYFCEICLDRTLYAKTSSKMKSEMLFWGEHFEFNNLRDTQIVTVNLYREADKKKKKDKNQFIGYVNIPASEITGRTYVEKWFNSTSGTVGRVGKENKSENPLIRIKARYHTVQILPVDMYKDFSQYLSTDYCQLCEVLEPVISVKDKEDIATCLAHVLQKLGKAKDFLTDIIMAEVSRLDNKHLTMRGNSIGTKAMEAYMKLVGEKYLQNTMTEFVKSLIESGDDCEVDPTKVAPQFLQSNQSILDMYSEMVFAKIINSHCYFPSELRDVFTSFQTRCLEMERENTAENLISASLFLRFLCPAIMSPSLFNLIQEYPPDKAARNLVLLAKTIQTLANFTKFGAKEEYMTFMNDFIERHSESMNQFLQQISSTDTNGGNQFLEFDGYIDLGKQLSVLHSLLTESLEKCPQESVASLGKLPSILSKLKTALENPDVGMVIPPPKQNRKSQIYDNLVNMPPQASTSPTEIVREMLKLCGEEDIPVLSGRRGSRLGVFDSENNVETEDDFGFYKNSKFDVSNVSVKSVSNEQRVNESWSEIVNVAESHQGDYIDLLHFADEDVHNSSMDSDHNMNGSEISISQISTIASSGYQSFGYSQSSSPIDPNTTQDFTKSHSSQAPLQPLSFSNPVYRHQFNSAKHSMSSPNVIRQGSSSGSASSEEDTVKHRSPVKSSDRDLFSPQRNDPLRNLAPKLSSSSSSESLEQELYKMTRSSSAMSTADSSRFTRSNSVQSSNDPVKFSLDLHSSVSSQNSDDVRNSNVTPSNNTSNHYSLSRAPSRPKELSHTGSMDFSHMRQRYNDPIRRTATDSHISSHIKYGPSHAYSNSDITSNSSHGSKYSDKYYTDNSDKGSRKYSFGDRSYTEDSDRGSQKLSPNNAVHMGIKSVQRKIQEQEKTKQEYESEVETLRQQLNEAQDRLQQAEDRLKEHETGTAQLVDDWQYRLSESEERLRKQQVQKDDQMKQIIQRLMTVEKELKADQEEMQSLVRQKQRVIEAQERRIQTLDNANAKLMTALSQLRSVSQQNHNGMIGPLRSTILTTEIAEFKTSSC, via the exons ctTGAGGAAATCAGTCCATCCAAACCAGGAACATATACGGAGAACAGACAACTCTCTAAAACTATGGATTAAGGAAGCTAAAAATGTACCATCTAAAAAGAA gtatttctGTGAAATATGTTTAGATAGAACATTGTATGCCAAAACTTCCAGTAAAATGAAATCTGAAATGTTGTTTTGGGGAGAACACTTTGAATTTAA tAATTTGAGGGACACACAGATTGTTACAGTAAACTTGTACAGAGAAgctgacaaaaagaaaaagaaagacaaaaatcaGTTTATAG GTTATGTAAACATCCCAGCCTCAGAAATTACAGGCCGTACATATGTTGAGAAATGGTTCAACTCAACATCAGGAACTGTAGGACGAGTTGGGAAAGAAAACAAAAGTGAAAATCCTTTAATAAGAATAAAAGCTAGATATCACACCGTACAGATATTACCTGTTGATATGTATAAAGACTTCTCTCag TATTTGAGTACAGATTATTGTCAGTTATGTGAAGTATTAGAACCTGTGATAAGTGTAAAAGATAAAGAAGATATAGCTACTTGTTTAGCTCATGTCCTACAGAAACTTGGTAAAGCTAAGGATTTCCTTACGGACATAATAATGGCAGAAGTATCAAGACTTG ATAATAAGCACTTAACAATGAGAGGAAACTCTATTGGAACTAAAGCAATGGAGGCTTACATGAAACTGGTTGGTGAAAAG tatttacaaaATACGATGACAGAGTTTGTGAAGTCTTTGATAGAATCAGGAGATGATTGTGAGGTAGATCCCACTAAAGTGGCTCCACAGTTCCTACAGAGTAATCAAAGTATACTGGACATGTACAGTGAAATGGTCTTCGCCAAAATTATCAATTCACACTGCTATTTCCCAAG TGAACTGAGAGATGTTTTCACCAGTTTTCAAACTCGTTGTTTAGAGATGGAGAGAGAGAATACAGCAGAGAATTTAATTAGTGCCTCATTATTTCTGAGATTCCTGTGTCCAGCTATAATGTCCCCtagtttatttaatttaatacaaG AATACCCTCCAGATAAAGCTGCCAGGAATCTTGTTCTACTCGCCAAGACAATCCAAACTCTTGCCAATTTTACCAA attcgGAGCCAAAGAAGAATATATGACatttatgaatgattttattGAACGGCATAGTGAAAGTATGAATCAGTTCCTCCAACAGATATCA tCAACAGATACCAATGGAGGAAACCAGTTTCTAGAGTTTGATGGGTACATTGACCTGGGTAAACAATTGTCTGTTTTACACAGTCTATTAACAGAATCTCTAGAAAAGTGCCCTCAG GAATCCGTAGCCAGCTTAGGAAAACTGCCAAGcattttaagtaaattgaaaacTGCCTTGGAAAATCCAGATGTTGGTATGGTAATTCCACCACCAAAACAGAACAGGAAATCCCAAATATATGACAATCTAGTCAATATGCCTCCTCAAGCTAGCACCTCACCGACAGAAATTGTACGGGAAATGTTAAAACTTTGTGGAGAGGAGGATATTCCTGTGTTAAGTGGGAGGAGAGGATCCAGATTGGGTGTGTTTGATTCCGAAAATAATGTAGAGACAGAAGATGATTTTGGATTTTATAAAAATTCTAAGTTTGATGTGTCGAATGTATCAGTGAAAAGTGTATCAAATGAACAAAGAGTGAATGAATCTTGGAGTGAAATTGTTAACGTGGCAGAAAGCCATCAAGGAGACTATATTGATTTGTTACATTTCGCTGATGAGGATGTACATAATTCATCAATGGACTCGGATCATAATATGAATGGGAGTGAAATATCTATAAGTCAAATATCTACTATAGCATCTTCTGGTTACCAGTCTTTCGGATATAGTCAATCCAGTTCACCTATTGATCCTAACACTACACAGGACTTTACTAAATCTCATTCATCTCAGGCTCCTCTCCAACCGTTATCATTCTCAAATCCAGTGTATAGACACCAGTTCAATAGTGCAAAGCATTCAATGTCTAGTCCTAATGTCATCAGACAGGGATCCAGTTCTGGGTCCGCTAGTAGTGAAGAGGACACTGTTAAACATAGAAGTCCTGTGAAATCCTCAGACAGAGATTTATTTAGTCCCCAGCGTAATGATCCATTACGCAATCTTGCCCCTAAATTATCCAGTTCAAGTAGTAGTGAATCTTTAGAACAAGAATTGTATAAAATGACTCGTTCTAGTTCGGCAATGTCAACAGCTGATTCATCTAGATTTACACGATCGAATTCTGTACAGTCATCAAATGATCCAGTGAAATTTTCATTAGATTTACATTCATCTGTGTCATCTCAAAATAGTGATGATGTTCGCAATAGCAATGTTACTCCATCAAATAATACTAGTAATCATTACTCATTGAGTCGGGCTCCATCCAGGCCTAAAGAACTCTCACATACTGGCAGTATGGATTTTTCGCACATGAGACAAAGATATAATGATCCAATTCGTAGGACTGCTACAGATTCACACATTTCGTCTCATATCAAATATGGACCAAGTCATGCTTATAGTAATAGTGATATTACTAGTAATTCTAGTCATGGTAGTAAATATAGTGATAAATATTACACAGACAATTCTGACAAAGGTTCACGGAAATACTCTTTTGGCGATAGATCTTACACAGAAGACTCTGATCGAGGTTCGCAGAAACTCTCTCCTAATAATGCTGTACATATGGGAATTAAGTCTGTACAAAGGAAAATACAGgagcaagaaaaaacaaaacaggaG TATGAGAGTGAAGTTGAAACATTACGACAACAATTGAACGAAGCACAAGATCGGCTTCAGCAAGCGGAGGACAGGTTGAAGGAACACGAAACAGGAACAGCACAGTTAGTTGATGATTGGCAATATAGACTGTCGGAAAGTGAAGAAAGACTTCGTAAACAACAAGTACAAAAGGACGATCAGATGAAACAGATTATACAAAG ATTAATGACTGTTGAAAAGGAACTAAAGGCTGATCAAGAGGAGATGCAATCATTGGTTCGTCAGAAACAACGTGTCATTGAGGCACAAGAGAGGAGAATACAAACTCTGGACAATGCTAATGCCAAACTGATGACTGCTTTATCTCAGCTACGCAGTGTTTCTCAACAAAATCATAATGGAATGATTGGACCATTGAGATCCACAATCTTAACAACAGAAATCGCAGAATTTAAGACTAGTTCATGTTAA
- the LOC143064263 gene encoding ras GTPase-activating protein nGAP-like isoform X19: MDNLIIDTVSFTLNLINSRIRSSRSHESLLTSHVNMHAIDLTASDLEIQPLHSSILGQDHCFQVSTANGSKYISCRTAEEREKWIGSLRKSVHPNQEHIRRTDNSLKLWIKEAKNVPSKKKYFCEICLDRTLYAKTSSKMKSEMLFWGEHFEFNNLRDTQIVTVNLYREADKKKKKDKNQFIGYVNIPASEITGRTYVEKWFNSTSGTVGRVGKENKSENPLIRIKARYHTVQILPVDMYKDFSQYLSTDYCQLCEVLEPVISVKDKEDIATCLAHVLQKLGKAKDFLTDIIMAEVSRLDNKHLTMRGNSIGTKAMEAYMKLVGEKYLQNTMTEFVKSLIESGDDCEVDPTKVAPQFLQSNQSILDMYSEMVFAKIINSHCYFPSELRDVFTSFQTRCLEMERENTAENLISASLFLRFLCPAIMSPSLFNLIQEYPPDKAARNLVLLAKTIQTLANFTKFGAKEEYMTFMNDFIERHSESMNQFLQQISSTDTNGGNQFLEFDGYIDLGKQLSVLHSLLTESLEKCPQESVASLGKLPSILSKLKTALENPDVGMVIPPPKQNRKSQIYDNLVNMPPQASTSPTEIVREMLKLCGEEDIPVLSGRRGSRLGVFDSENNVETEDDFGFYKNSKFDVSNVSVKSVSNEQRVNESWSEIVNVAESHQGDYIDLLHFADEDVHNSSMDSDHNMNGSEISISQISTIASSGYQSFGYSQSSSPIDPNTTQDFTKSHSSQAPLQPLSFSNPVYRHQFNSAKHSMSSPNVIRQGSSSGSASSEEDTVKHRSPVKSSDRDLFSPQRNDPLRNLAPKLSSSSSSESLEQELYKMTRSSSAMSTADSSRFTRSNSVQSSNDPVKFSLDLHSSVSSQNSDDVRNSNVTPSNNTSNHYSLSRAPSRPKELSHTGSMDFSHMRQRYNDPIRRTATDSHISSHIKYGPSHAYSNSDITSNSSHGSKYSDKYYTDNSDKGSRKYSFGDRSYTEDSDRGSQKLSPNNAVHMGIKSVQRKIQEQEKTKQEYESEVETLRQQLNEAQDRLQQAEDRLKEHETGTAQLVDDWQYRLSESEERLRKQQVQKDDQMKQIIQRLMTVEKELKADQEEMQSLVRQKQRVIEAQERRIQTLDNANAKLMTALSQLRSVSQQNHNGMIGPLRSTILTTEIAEFKTSSC; this comes from the exons ctTGAGGAAATCAGTCCATCCAAACCAGGAACATATACGGAGAACAGACAACTCTCTAAAACTATGGATTAAGGAAGCTAAAAATGTACCATCTAAAAAGAA gtatttctGTGAAATATGTTTAGATAGAACATTGTATGCCAAAACTTCCAGTAAAATGAAATCTGAAATGTTGTTTTGGGGAGAACACTTTGAATTTAA tAATTTGAGGGACACACAGATTGTTACAGTAAACTTGTACAGAGAAgctgacaaaaagaaaaagaaagacaaaaatcaGTTTATAG GTTATGTAAACATCCCAGCCTCAGAAATTACAGGCCGTACATATGTTGAGAAATGGTTCAACTCAACATCAGGAACTGTAGGACGAGTTGGGAAAGAAAACAAAAGTGAAAATCCTTTAATAAGAATAAAAGCTAGATATCACACCGTACAGATATTACCTGTTGATATGTATAAAGACTTCTCTCag TATTTGAGTACAGATTATTGTCAGTTATGTGAAGTATTAGAACCTGTGATAAGTGTAAAAGATAAAGAAGATATAGCTACTTGTTTAGCTCATGTCCTACAGAAACTTGGTAAAGCTAAGGATTTCCTTACGGACATAATAATGGCAGAAGTATCAAGACTTG ATAATAAGCACTTAACAATGAGAGGAAACTCTATTGGAACTAAAGCAATGGAGGCTTACATGAAACTGGTTGGTGAAAAG tatttacaaaATACGATGACAGAGTTTGTGAAGTCTTTGATAGAATCAGGAGATGATTGTGAGGTAGATCCCACTAAAGTGGCTCCACAGTTCCTACAGAGTAATCAAAGTATACTGGACATGTACAGTGAAATGGTCTTCGCCAAAATTATCAATTCACACTGCTATTTCCCAAG TGAACTGAGAGATGTTTTCACCAGTTTTCAAACTCGTTGTTTAGAGATGGAGAGAGAGAATACAGCAGAGAATTTAATTAGTGCCTCATTATTTCTGAGATTCCTGTGTCCAGCTATAATGTCCCCtagtttatttaatttaatacaaG AATACCCTCCAGATAAAGCTGCCAGGAATCTTGTTCTACTCGCCAAGACAATCCAAACTCTTGCCAATTTTACCAA attcgGAGCCAAAGAAGAATATATGACatttatgaatgattttattGAACGGCATAGTGAAAGTATGAATCAGTTCCTCCAACAGATATCA tCAACAGATACCAATGGAGGAAACCAGTTTCTAGAGTTTGATGGGTACATTGACCTGGGTAAACAATTGTCTGTTTTACACAGTCTATTAACAGAATCTCTAGAAAAGTGCCCTCAG GAATCCGTAGCCAGCTTAGGAAAACTGCCAAGcattttaagtaaattgaaaacTGCCTTGGAAAATCCAGATGTTGGTATGGTAATTCCACCACCAAAACAGAACAGGAAATCCCAAATATATGACAATCTAGTCAATATGCCTCCTCAAGCTAGCACCTCACCGACAGAAATTGTACGGGAAATGTTAAAACTTTGTGGAGAGGAGGATATTCCTGTGTTAAGTGGGAGGAGAGGATCCAGATTGGGTGTGTTTGATTCCGAAAATAATGTAGAGACAGAAGATGATTTTGGATTTTATAAAAATTCTAAGTTTGATGTGTCGAATGTATCAGTGAAAAGTGTATCAAATGAACAAAGAGTGAATGAATCTTGGAGTGAAATTGTTAACGTGGCAGAAAGCCATCAAGGAGACTATATTGATTTGTTACATTTCGCTGATGAGGATGTACATAATTCATCAATGGACTCGGATCATAATATGAATGGGAGTGAAATATCTATAAGTCAAATATCTACTATAGCATCTTCTGGTTACCAGTCTTTCGGATATAGTCAATCCAGTTCACCTATTGATCCTAACACTACACAGGACTTTACTAAATCTCATTCATCTCAGGCTCCTCTCCAACCGTTATCATTCTCAAATCCAGTGTATAGACACCAGTTCAATAGTGCAAAGCATTCAATGTCTAGTCCTAATGTCATCAGACAGGGATCCAGTTCTGGGTCCGCTAGTAGTGAAGAGGACACTGTTAAACATAGAAGTCCTGTGAAATCCTCAGACAGAGATTTATTTAGTCCCCAGCGTAATGATCCATTACGCAATCTTGCCCCTAAATTATCCAGTTCAAGTAGTAGTGAATCTTTAGAACAAGAATTGTATAAAATGACTCGTTCTAGTTCGGCAATGTCAACAGCTGATTCATCTAGATTTACACGATCGAATTCTGTACAGTCATCAAATGATCCAGTGAAATTTTCATTAGATTTACATTCATCTGTGTCATCTCAAAATAGTGATGATGTTCGCAATAGCAATGTTACTCCATCAAATAATACTAGTAATCATTACTCATTGAGTCGGGCTCCATCCAGGCCTAAAGAACTCTCACATACTGGCAGTATGGATTTTTCGCACATGAGACAAAGATATAATGATCCAATTCGTAGGACTGCTACAGATTCACACATTTCGTCTCATATCAAATATGGACCAAGTCATGCTTATAGTAATAGTGATATTACTAGTAATTCTAGTCATGGTAGTAAATATAGTGATAAATATTACACAGACAATTCTGACAAAGGTTCACGGAAATACTCTTTTGGCGATAGATCTTACACAGAAGACTCTGATCGAGGTTCGCAGAAACTCTCTCCTAATAATGCTGTACATATGGGAATTAAGTCTGTACAAAGGAAAATACAGgagcaagaaaaaacaaaacaggaG TATGAGAGTGAAGTTGAAACATTACGACAACAATTGAACGAAGCACAAGATCGGCTTCAGCAAGCGGAGGACAGGTTGAAGGAACACGAAACAGGAACAGCACAGTTAGTTGATGATTGGCAATATAGACTGTCGGAAAGTGAAGAAAGACTTCGTAAACAACAAGTACAAAAGGACGATCAGATGAAACAGATTATACAAAG ATTAATGACTGTTGAAAAGGAACTAAAGGCTGATCAAGAGGAGATGCAATCATTGGTTCGTCAGAAACAACGTGTCATTGAGGCACAAGAGAGGAGAATACAAACTCTGGACAATGCTAATGCCAAACTGATGACTGCTTTATCTCAGCTACGCAGTGTTTCTCAACAAAATCATAATGGAATGATTGGACCATTGAGATCCACAATCTTAACAACAGAAATCGCAGAATTTAAGACTAGTTCATGTTAA
- the LOC143064263 gene encoding ras GTPase-activating protein nGAP-like isoform X15, translating into MDSNGNGSNFLAVLPGINVINFWNLINSRIRSSRSHESLLTSHVNMHAIDLTASDLEIQPLHSSILGQDHCFQVSTANGSKYISCRTAEEREKWIGSLRKSVHPNQEHIRRTDNSLKLWIKEAKNVPSKKKYFCEICLDRTLYAKTSSKMKSEMLFWGEHFEFNNLRDTQIVTVNLYREADKKKKKDKNQFIGYVNIPASEITGRTYVEKWFNSTSGTVGRVGKENKSENPLIRIKARYHTVQILPVDMYKDFSQYLSTDYCQLCEVLEPVISVKDKEDIATCLAHVLQKLGKAKDFLTDIIMAEVSRLDNKHLTMRGNSIGTKAMEAYMKLVGEKYLQNTMTEFVKSLIESGDDCEVDPTKVAPQFLQSNQSILDMYSEMVFAKIINSHCYFPSELRDVFTSFQTRCLEMERENTAENLISASLFLRFLCPAIMSPSLFNLIQEYPPDKAARNLVLLAKTIQTLANFTKFGAKEEYMTFMNDFIERHSESMNQFLQQISSTDTNGGNQFLEFDGYIDLGKQLSVLHSLLTESLEKCPQESVASLGKLPSILSKLKTALENPDVGMVIPPPKQNRKSQIYDNLVNMPPQASTSPTEIVREMLKLCGEEDIPVLSGRRGSRLGVFDSENNVETEDDFGFYKNSKFDVSNVSVKSVSNEQRVNESWSEIVNVAESHQGDYIDLLHFADEDVHNSSMDSDHNMNGSEISISQISTIASSGYQSFGYSQSSSPIDPNTTQDFTKSHSSQAPLQPLSFSNPVYRHQFNSAKHSMSSPNVIRQGSSSGSASSEEDTVKHRSPVKSSDRDLFSPQRNDPLRNLAPKLSSSSSSESLEQELYKMTRSSSAMSTADSSRFTRSNSVQSSNDPVKFSLDLHSSVSSQNSDDVRNSNVTPSNNTSNHYSLSRAPSRPKELSHTGSMDFSHMRQRYNDPIRRTATDSHISSHIKYGPSHAYSNSDITSNSSHGSKYSDKYYTDNSDKGSRKYSFGDRSYTEDSDRGSQKLSPNNAVHMGIKSVQRKIQEQEKTKQEYESEVETLRQQLNEAQDRLQQAEDRLKEHETGTAQLVDDWQYRLSESEERLRKQQVQKDDQMKQIIQRLMTVEKELKADQEEMQSLVRQKQRVIEAQERRIQTLDNANAKLMTALSQLRSVSQQNHNGMIGPLRSTILTTEIAEFKTSSC; encoded by the exons ctTGAGGAAATCAGTCCATCCAAACCAGGAACATATACGGAGAACAGACAACTCTCTAAAACTATGGATTAAGGAAGCTAAAAATGTACCATCTAAAAAGAA gtatttctGTGAAATATGTTTAGATAGAACATTGTATGCCAAAACTTCCAGTAAAATGAAATCTGAAATGTTGTTTTGGGGAGAACACTTTGAATTTAA tAATTTGAGGGACACACAGATTGTTACAGTAAACTTGTACAGAGAAgctgacaaaaagaaaaagaaagacaaaaatcaGTTTATAG GTTATGTAAACATCCCAGCCTCAGAAATTACAGGCCGTACATATGTTGAGAAATGGTTCAACTCAACATCAGGAACTGTAGGACGAGTTGGGAAAGAAAACAAAAGTGAAAATCCTTTAATAAGAATAAAAGCTAGATATCACACCGTACAGATATTACCTGTTGATATGTATAAAGACTTCTCTCag TATTTGAGTACAGATTATTGTCAGTTATGTGAAGTATTAGAACCTGTGATAAGTGTAAAAGATAAAGAAGATATAGCTACTTGTTTAGCTCATGTCCTACAGAAACTTGGTAAAGCTAAGGATTTCCTTACGGACATAATAATGGCAGAAGTATCAAGACTTG ATAATAAGCACTTAACAATGAGAGGAAACTCTATTGGAACTAAAGCAATGGAGGCTTACATGAAACTGGTTGGTGAAAAG tatttacaaaATACGATGACAGAGTTTGTGAAGTCTTTGATAGAATCAGGAGATGATTGTGAGGTAGATCCCACTAAAGTGGCTCCACAGTTCCTACAGAGTAATCAAAGTATACTGGACATGTACAGTGAAATGGTCTTCGCCAAAATTATCAATTCACACTGCTATTTCCCAAG TGAACTGAGAGATGTTTTCACCAGTTTTCAAACTCGTTGTTTAGAGATGGAGAGAGAGAATACAGCAGAGAATTTAATTAGTGCCTCATTATTTCTGAGATTCCTGTGTCCAGCTATAATGTCCCCtagtttatttaatttaatacaaG AATACCCTCCAGATAAAGCTGCCAGGAATCTTGTTCTACTCGCCAAGACAATCCAAACTCTTGCCAATTTTACCAA attcgGAGCCAAAGAAGAATATATGACatttatgaatgattttattGAACGGCATAGTGAAAGTATGAATCAGTTCCTCCAACAGATATCA tCAACAGATACCAATGGAGGAAACCAGTTTCTAGAGTTTGATGGGTACATTGACCTGGGTAAACAATTGTCTGTTTTACACAGTCTATTAACAGAATCTCTAGAAAAGTGCCCTCAG GAATCCGTAGCCAGCTTAGGAAAACTGCCAAGcattttaagtaaattgaaaacTGCCTTGGAAAATCCAGATGTTGGTATGGTAATTCCACCACCAAAACAGAACAGGAAATCCCAAATATATGACAATCTAGTCAATATGCCTCCTCAAGCTAGCACCTCACCGACAGAAATTGTACGGGAAATGTTAAAACTTTGTGGAGAGGAGGATATTCCTGTGTTAAGTGGGAGGAGAGGATCCAGATTGGGTGTGTTTGATTCCGAAAATAATGTAGAGACAGAAGATGATTTTGGATTTTATAAAAATTCTAAGTTTGATGTGTCGAATGTATCAGTGAAAAGTGTATCAAATGAACAAAGAGTGAATGAATCTTGGAGTGAAATTGTTAACGTGGCAGAAAGCCATCAAGGAGACTATATTGATTTGTTACATTTCGCTGATGAGGATGTACATAATTCATCAATGGACTCGGATCATAATATGAATGGGAGTGAAATATCTATAAGTCAAATATCTACTATAGCATCTTCTGGTTACCAGTCTTTCGGATATAGTCAATCCAGTTCACCTATTGATCCTAACACTACACAGGACTTTACTAAATCTCATTCATCTCAGGCTCCTCTCCAACCGTTATCATTCTCAAATCCAGTGTATAGACACCAGTTCAATAGTGCAAAGCATTCAATGTCTAGTCCTAATGTCATCAGACAGGGATCCAGTTCTGGGTCCGCTAGTAGTGAAGAGGACACTGTTAAACATAGAAGTCCTGTGAAATCCTCAGACAGAGATTTATTTAGTCCCCAGCGTAATGATCCATTACGCAATCTTGCCCCTAAATTATCCAGTTCAAGTAGTAGTGAATCTTTAGAACAAGAATTGTATAAAATGACTCGTTCTAGTTCGGCAATGTCAACAGCTGATTCATCTAGATTTACACGATCGAATTCTGTACAGTCATCAAATGATCCAGTGAAATTTTCATTAGATTTACATTCATCTGTGTCATCTCAAAATAGTGATGATGTTCGCAATAGCAATGTTACTCCATCAAATAATACTAGTAATCATTACTCATTGAGTCGGGCTCCATCCAGGCCTAAAGAACTCTCACATACTGGCAGTATGGATTTTTCGCACATGAGACAAAGATATAATGATCCAATTCGTAGGACTGCTACAGATTCACACATTTCGTCTCATATCAAATATGGACCAAGTCATGCTTATAGTAATAGTGATATTACTAGTAATTCTAGTCATGGTAGTAAATATAGTGATAAATATTACACAGACAATTCTGACAAAGGTTCACGGAAATACTCTTTTGGCGATAGATCTTACACAGAAGACTCTGATCGAGGTTCGCAGAAACTCTCTCCTAATAATGCTGTACATATGGGAATTAAGTCTGTACAAAGGAAAATACAGgagcaagaaaaaacaaaacaggaG TATGAGAGTGAAGTTGAAACATTACGACAACAATTGAACGAAGCACAAGATCGGCTTCAGCAAGCGGAGGACAGGTTGAAGGAACACGAAACAGGAACAGCACAGTTAGTTGATGATTGGCAATATAGACTGTCGGAAAGTGAAGAAAGACTTCGTAAACAACAAGTACAAAAGGACGATCAGATGAAACAGATTATACAAAG ATTAATGACTGTTGAAAAGGAACTAAAGGCTGATCAAGAGGAGATGCAATCATTGGTTCGTCAGAAACAACGTGTCATTGAGGCACAAGAGAGGAGAATACAAACTCTGGACAATGCTAATGCCAAACTGATGACTGCTTTATCTCAGCTACGCAGTGTTTCTCAACAAAATCATAATGGAATGATTGGACCATTGAGATCCACAATCTTAACAACAGAAATCGCAGAATTTAAGACTAGTTCATGTTAA